Genomic DNA from Pseudomonas fitomaticsae:
GCAGCACCCAGCTCTTGCCGTCGGCGTCGGCGATCAACGCGCCGCTGCCGATGTCCAGTTGCACCGCGCCATGTTGCGGCTGGCTGTTCTGGATGCGTCCGGTCAGGCCCAGCCAGTCGTCCTGACTCGGCACCAGGCTGAATCCGGTGAACGGGTCGAACAGCGCCTGCACCCGTTGCTGGATGAAGGCGTCGGGATGTTCGGTCAGCAGTTGCCGGTCGTCCGCCGAGAGCATTGCCAGCCGACCTTGCAGCAACTGCGTGCGCAGGGCCGGCAGGTCGGCTTGCAGGTTCCACTGGACCTTTTCGAACAGCCCGCTGGCCTGCCATTGCTCGCCCAGGGTCTGGGCCATGGCGACGGCTTGCTGGCGATCGGCGTGGCCGACCAGCACCAGCATGTCGCGGTTGAGCGGTTCCTGCATGCGTTGTTCGGCGCGCAGTTCGAGGGCGTCCGGGTGGGTGCCGGGCACCAGCTCCATCAGGTTGGCCGACAGCGGCGCGCCGTCGCGCCACTGCCAGGCGCCCAGTGCGACGACGGCCAGCAGCAGGATCAGGAACAGCCAGGGCAGCCTGCGTTCACTCGGCAAAGTCATGTTGCTCCGCGTCGCTCAGAGGTTGGCCGGCAGTGCTGTCCTGCATGCGCAGAACGGTGCTGTCGCCCTGGGTTTCCAGCAGTTCGATGGTGTTCACCAACGCGCCGCCGCTGATGTTGATCTGATTGAAGACTTGCTTGAGCAGCACCGAGCGCGGGGTCAGGGTCAGTTGCCATTTCTGCGCATCGCCGCTCAGGGCCAGTTCGAAATCCCGTTGCAGACCGCTGCTGTCGCCTTGCAGCACGGCGAGGAACAGTCGGTTCTGCTCGGCCCCGGCGCTCTTGTTTGGTAGTAGTTGCCAGCCGGTGGCATCACGCCGGGCGATGCCTTTGGCGCTGATGCGGTAATCCTGTTGCAGCGGGGTTTTCAGCAGCCACAGCAGGCCGTGTTTTTTCGCCAGCACGAAGCTGCCCTTGCTGATCAGCGGCTGGGGCAGGGCACGCAGGTGTTTTTCCTGGATGAACTGGCCGTGGATCACGTCCGGCTTCGCCAGTTGCTCGCTCAACTGTTGCAGGTCGAAGGCGTTGGCCAGCGACGACAGCGTCAGCAGCGCCAGGGCCCCAAGGGATTTCAACAACACATTCATCGCAGCATCCTTTCCACGGCATCGGTGAAGACTTTCGGTGAGGCCAGTTGCATCTCGCGGCTGCTGACTTCGACCGCCACCTGCACCGAGCTGGCGCGGGTCAGGCGTTCGCCGGTATCGGCATCGGTGATCAGGTAGTTAATCTTCAGGCGGTTTTCCCACTCAACCAGGCTGGCGCGCACGTTCAGCCGCTGGCCGAACACCGCGCCGCGCACGTAGCGCAATTGCAGGTCGATCACCGGCCAGGCATAGCCCGAGTCGACCATCTGGTTGTAGTTGTGGCCGATCTTGTCGAGCAGTGCGCAACGCGCCACTTCCAGGTATTTCACGTAATGGCCGTGCCAGACGACGTGCATGGTGTCGACGTCAAAGAACGGCACGAGGATTTCCGTATCGGCGTGAAGCACTCCGGCACTACGCATGCAGCCTCCAGTGTTGTTCGGCGATACGTTGCAGACACAGGCGCAGTTCGCCTTCCAGGGCGCGGTCTTCGATCACTGGCGGGAAGTCCCGGGCCAGTTGTTCGTGCATGGCGGCCAACGATGGCGGCAGTGGACGCGCGTCTGCATCGCGACCACGCAGCCACACGCCCTGATTGGCCGCCAGCAGCGTGGCGGCGGCGACCTGTTCGGTCAGCTCCAGCACACGAATGGCGTCGCGGGCGGCGATGGTGCCCATGCTCACCTTGTCCTGGTTGTGGCATTCGGTGGAGCGCGAAAACACGCTGGCCGGCATGGTGTTTTTCAAGGCTTCGGCGGTCCAGGCGCTGGCGCCGATCTGCACGGCCTTGAAG
This window encodes:
- a CDS encoding outer membrane lipoprotein carrier protein LolA, with amino-acid sequence MNVLLKSLGALALLTLSSLANAFDLQQLSEQLAKPDVIHGQFIQEKHLRALPQPLISKGSFVLAKKHGLLWLLKTPLQQDYRISAKGIARRDATGWQLLPNKSAGAEQNRLFLAVLQGDSSGLQRDFELALSGDAQKWQLTLTPRSVLLKQVFNQINISGGALVNTIELLETQGDSTVLRMQDSTAGQPLSDAEQHDFAE
- a CDS encoding acyl-CoA thioesterase, which encodes MRSAGVLHADTEILVPFFDVDTMHVVWHGHYVKYLEVARCALLDKIGHNYNQMVDSGYAWPVIDLQLRYVRGAVFGQRLNVRASLVEWENRLKINYLITDADTGERLTRASSVQVAVEVSSREMQLASPKVFTDAVERMLR